The Beijerinckiaceae bacterium RH AL1 genome has a segment encoding these proteins:
- a CDS encoding hypothetical protein (ID:RHAL1_03083;~conserved protein of unknown function;~source:Prodigal:2.6) translates to MVASTGRFSACRVEQPVPRGERRRREIAAVAEQVFFENGFTDATMQSIAVRAGASKETLYRHFGSKEELFAEIVEARARDFIQDLDEHFSRTGTVEQILTGVGLRGIEMLFDPVAIKLCRTVIAESPRNPALGCIFLDEGPHRVRLGLSKFLTGATARGELACPDPDQAATFFFGLVMASLHLERLVLIPPPRMSEDEVRHHVDEAVAIFLARYAPRRSASTAS, encoded by the coding sequence ATGGTCGCGTCAACCGGCCGATTCTCCGCCTGCCGCGTCGAGCAACCCGTCCCGCGGGGCGAGCGCCGCCGTCGCGAAATCGCGGCCGTCGCCGAGCAGGTTTTCTTCGAGAACGGCTTCACCGACGCCACCATGCAGTCGATCGCCGTGCGCGCCGGCGCTTCCAAGGAAACGCTCTACCGCCATTTCGGCAGCAAGGAAGAGCTGTTCGCCGAGATCGTCGAGGCGCGGGCGCGCGACTTCATCCAGGACCTCGACGAGCACTTCTCGCGGACCGGGACCGTCGAGCAGATCCTCACCGGCGTCGGCCTGCGCGGCATCGAGATGCTGTTCGACCCGGTCGCCATCAAGCTGTGCCGCACCGTGATCGCCGAGAGCCCGCGCAACCCGGCGCTCGGCTGCATCTTCCTCGACGAGGGCCCGCACCGGGTCCGCCTCGGCCTGTCCAAGTTCCTCACCGGCGCGACGGCGCGCGGCGAGCTCGCCTGTCCCGATCCGGACCAGGCCGCGACGTTCTTCTTCGGTCTCGTGATGGCCTCGCTCCATCTCGAGCGTCTGGTGCTGATCCCGCCGCCGCGCATGAGCGAGGACGAGGTGCGCCACCACGTCGACGAGGCCGTCGCGATCTTCCTGGCGCGCTACGCGCCGCGCCGCTCCGCATCGACCGCGAGCTGA